One region of Triticum aestivum cultivar Chinese Spring chromosome 6B, IWGSC CS RefSeq v2.1, whole genome shotgun sequence genomic DNA includes:
- the LOC123139933 gene encoding receptor-like protein EIX2: MTNMAKLVLLIPGTTLLLCLLIFQVASTSHCQASVSGACISSERDALLSFKASLLDPAGHLSSWQGEDCCQWKGVRCSNRTGHLIKLNLCNIDMDSYEYRNRIRSLSLSAGEMSSSLATLQHLRYVDLSGNDFKGTSIPVFLASLKNLRYLNLSRAGFGGRIPSQLGNLSKLQYLDLSWNYDYYGNRSYIVDLAWLPRLSLLRHLDMSYVDLGSARDWFQRVNMLPSLKVLRLSDCGLNGTVSASISISNHTHLEVLDMSSNTFRIPSQFGNLSKLQYLDVSWNSYPDVDLAWLPRLSLLSHLDISHVDLSSARDWFQTVNMLPSLKVLRMSDCGPNGTMSALTSLSNLTHLEILDMSHNTFKIPSQFGNLSKLQYLDVSWNSYPVVDLAWLPRLSLLSHLDMSIVDLSSVRCLFHMVKMLHSLKVLCLSECELNGTMFASISLSNLTHLEVLDMSSNNFHTSLKHAWFWNLKSLKALQLSWSGWVGSIPSDLANMTSLQVIDLSFNQLVGLIPNKIEFLCNLTRMRFDGNNIDSNIREFMGRLPKCSWTTLQELSVVDANMTGNLPIWIGNMTNLSVLDASGNILTGPLPVGVGALGNLKMLDLSYNKFNGVMLKEQFASLGKLEFLDLSHNNFSSVLLKEHFASLGNLKHLDLSYNKFSGVLVKEYFASLGNLETLDISYNNFNDFLLKEHFASLGKLETLDLSHNKFNGVLTEEHFASLLNLDYLDLSHNSLRLVINQKWVPPFRLSVACFDSCQLGPRFPEWLRWQSDIDILVLTNANLDDVIPDWFWVTFSRTSFLHASENKLHGSLPEDLQYMSAEHIQLGSNKFIGQVARLPINISRLNLSSNSFSGSLPSDLNAPLLGELLLANNQFTGTIPLSICQLTRLNRLDLSGNNFTGDIMQCWKKSDANSTNQFGFDMLSLALHNNSLTGEFPKFLQRSTRLMFLDLSYNRLFGGLPEWLPEKMPHLKILRARSNMFSGHIHKSLTSLDSLHYLDIAHNNISGSIPWTLSNLKAMMTVVSQDTEDYIFEESIPVNTKGQKREYTFAIYKLLVILDLSSNSLTGHVPEEITLLIGLTNLNLSNNELTGAIPNQIGDLRQLDSLDLSFNEFSGAIPSSLSALTYLSHLNLSYNNLSGPIPSGQQLQALDNQMYIYIGNPGLCGDPVGRNCSTHDAEQIGLEDIDHMPSVYLAMSIGFVVGLWTVFCTMLMKRTWRAAFFQFVDMMYDMVYVQVAVRWTHMMEKTQDGAP, translated from the coding sequence ATGACCAATATGGCTAAGCTTGTACTACTCATCCCAGGAACTACACTACTGCTTTGTCTATTGATCTTCCAAGTAGCATCCACTTCCCATTGCCAAGCGAGTGTATCAGGCGCCTGCATCAGCAGCGAGCGAGATGCGCTTCTGTCCTTCAAGGCAAGCCTCCTCGACCCTGCTGGCCATCTCTCGTCATGGCAGGGTGAGGATTGTTGCCAATGGAAGGGAGTCCGGTGCAGCAACAGAACAGGCCATCTCATCAAGCTCAACCTCTGCAACATCGACATGGACAGCTACGAGTACCGAAACAGGATCAGATCATTGAGCTTGTCGGCAGGGGAGATGAGCTCTTCTTTGGCTACTTTACAACACCTGAGGTATGTTGATCTGAGCGGGAATGACTTCAAAGGCACAAGCATCCCTGTGTTCTTAGCTTCTCTCAAGAATCTAAGGTATCTCAACCTCTCGCGGGCAGGATTCGGTGGGAGAATACCTTCCCAACTTGGCAATCTCTCAAAGTTGCAATACCTTGATCTCAGTTGGAATTATGATTATTATGGGAATAGGTCTTACATAGTGGATCTTGCATGGTTGCCACGTCTCTCTTTGTTGAGACATCTTGACATGAGTTATGTGGATCTTGGTTCTGCGAGGGATTGGTTTCAAAGGGTTAATATGCTTCCTTCCCTTAAAGTGCTTCGCTTGTCCGACTGTGGACTCAATGGTACCGTGTCTGCTAGTATATCAATTTCCAATCACACACATCTCGAGGTACTTGATATGTCCTCTAACACCTTCAGAATACCTTCGCAATTTGGCAATCTCTCAAAGTTGCAATATCTTGATGTGAGTTGGAATTCTTATCCTGATGTGGATCTTGCATGGTTGCCACGTCTCTCTTTGCTGAGCCATCTCGACATTAGCCATGTGGACCTTAGTTCTGCGAGGGATTGGTTTCAGACGGTTAACATGCTTCCTTCTCTTAAAGTGCTTCGCATGTCCGACTGTGGACCCAATGGTACCATGTCTGCTCTTACATCACTTTCCAACCTCACACATCTCGAGATCCTTGATATGTCCCATAACACCTTCAAAATACCTTCCCAATTTGGCAATCTCTCAAAGTTGCAATATCTTGATGTGAGTTGGAATTCTTATCCTGTTGTGGATCTTGCATGGTTGCCACGTCTCTCTTTGTTGAGCCATCTTGACATGAGCATTGTGGATCTTAGTTCTGTGAGATGTTTGTTTCACATGGTTAAAATGCTTCATTCTCTTAAAGTTCTTTGCTTGTCTGAGTGTGAACTAAATGGAACCATGTTCGCTAGTATATCACTTTCCAACCTCACACATCTCGAAGTCCTTGATATGTCTTCTAACAACTTCCATACTTCACTCAAGCATGCATGGTTTTGGAATCTCAAAAGCCTTAAGGCGCTTCAACTCTCATGGTCAGGTTGGGTAGGGTCCATTCCTAGTGATTTGGCAAACATGACGTCCCTTCAAGTCATAGACTTAAGTTTTAATCAACTCGTGGGTTTGATACCAAACAAAATAGAATTTTTGTGCAATTTGACAAGAATGAGGTTCGATGGTAACAACATAGATTCCAACATAAGGGAGTTCATGGGGCGATTGCCAAAGTGCTCATGGACTACACTGCAGGAATTGTCAGTGGTGGATGCGAATATGACCGGCAATCTGCCCATTTGGATAGGGAACATGACCAATCTTAGTGTTCTTGATGCATCTGGAAACATATTAACCGGCCCTCTGCCTGTAGGAGTTGGAGCACTGGGTAATTTGAAAATGTTGGACCTCAGCTACAATAAGTTCAACGGTGTGATGTTGAAAGAACAGTTTGCAAGCTTAGGAAAATTAGAGTTTTTGGACCTCAGCCACAATAACTTCAGCAGTGTGCTCTTGAAAGAACATTTTGCAAGTTTGGGCAACTTAAAGCATTTGGATCTCAGCTACAACAAATTCAGTGGTGTGCTCGTCAAGGAATATTTTGCTAGTTTAGGTAATTTGGAGACCTTGGACATTAGCTATAATAACTTCAATGATTTTCTCTTGAAAGAACACTTTGCAAGTTTAGGCAAATTAGAGACTTTGGACCTCAGCCATAATAAATTCAATGGTGTGCTCACGGAGGAGCATTTTGCAAGCCTATTGAATTTAGATTATCTAGACTTGTCGCACAACTCTTTGAGATTAGTTATCAATCAAAAATGGGTTCCTCCATTTAGATTGAGTGTGGCATGTTTTGATTCATGCCAATTGGGCCCCCGTTTTCCAGAATGGCTTAGATGGCAATCCGACATTGATATTCTTGTTCTCACAAATGCAAATCTAGATGATGTTATTCCTGATTGGTTTTGGGTGACATTTTCCCGAACTTCATTCTTGCACGCATCAGAAAACAAATTGCATGGCTCATTACCAGAAGATCTACAATACATGTCAGCTGAGCACATACAACTCGGGTCCAATAAGTTTATCGGACAAGTTGCACGGTTACCTATAAATATATCAAGACTAAACCTATCTTCAAACTCTTTCTCTGGGTCCTTGCCATCAGATCTGAATGCTCCACTACTTGGAGAGTTGTTGCTTGCTAATAATCAATTTACAGGCACCATTCCGTTGTCTATATGCCAGTTGACTAGACTTAATAGGTTGGACCTATCAGGAAACAATTTTACAGGAGATATTATGCAGTGTTGGAAGAAATCTGACGCAAACTCTACGAATCAATTTGGTTTTGACATGCTAAGCTTAGCCCTGCATAACAACAGTCTCACTGGTGAATTCCCTAAATTTCTTCAAAGGTCGACAAGGTTAATGTTCCTTGATCTTTCTTACAATAGGTTATTTGGAGGATTGCCAGAATGGTTGCCAGAAAAAATGCCACATCTGAAAATATTAAGAGCGAGATCAAATATGTTCAGTGGTCATATTCATAAGAGTCTCACTTCCCTTGATAGTCTTCATTATTTGGACATAGCACACAACAACATATCAGGAAGCATACCATGGACTTTGTCAAACCTGAAGGCAATGATGACAGTGGTGTCGCAGGACACAGAGGATTACATTTTTGAAGAGAGCATCCCTGTAAACACGAAGGGCCAAAAGCGTGAATATACCTTTGCAATCTACAAGCTACTAGTGATTCTTGATTTGTCAAGTAATAGTTTGACAGGACATGTTCCAGAGGAGATAACTTTACTCATTGGGCTTACCAATCTGAACTTGTCAAATAATGAGCTCACCGGAGCAATCCCAAACCAAATTGGTGATTTAAGGCAGTTGGACTCACTCGACCTATCCTTCAATGAGTTTTCTGGTGCAATACCATCAAGTTTGTCAGCTTTAACTTATTTGAGCCACCTGAACTTGTCATACAACAATCTGTCCGGTCCGATACCATCCGGCCAACAGCTACAAGCTCTTGATAACCAGATGTATATCTACATCGGTAACCCTGGTCTTTGTGGAGATCCTGTTGGTAGGAACTGCTCAACACATGACGCAGAGCAAATTGGCCTTGAAGATATAGATCATATGCCATCTGTTTATCTTGCCATGAGCATTGGATTTGTGGTTGGTCTGTGGACAGTTTTCTGCACCATGTTGATGAAGAGAACCTGGAGGGCTGCCTTCTTCCAGTTCGTTGATATGATGTACGACATGGTTTATGTGCAAGTGGCTGTAAGGTGGACTCACATGATGGAGAAAACTCAAGATGGTGCACCATGA